One segment of Luteolibacter arcticus DNA contains the following:
- a CDS encoding DUF5107 domain-containing protein, which translates to MNTESPATALAQQIAAGTQDAMDGLHPEARHHVNGNPSSKGETNSLRVEPYLWLAASLGGENPQAIFCDRDADMPVTARESLSPELAATIGKDCGRRVLPYRMQDRYGRERTIRDFRSIVLENEHLKATFLPELGGRLISLFHKPTQRELLFKNPVFQPANLALRDAWFAGGIEWNIGQFGHAFHTCVPVFAAAIPGLDGERGLRLYDYERRKGLLWQIDFYLPPGAQFLYACTRVINPRHEETPMYWWTNVAVPESPDVRVLAPASDSVYVQYGRDGANIAYGQCDLPALPTVGDKDASYSTNHGFSNEFFYQCQNAEMPWQAALDGRGTGFAEASTQPLNIRKLFCWGMHQGGNRWKEFLSVPHQGYLEIQAGLAPTQQHTVPMPPHSEWNWTQAFGYLEADPVKIHGADWSAAWQAADAALKKKLHPEALDQMGAICAARVDSPPLEILSDGSGWAALELTRRLARGEPGFPAAFSFPESTLGMDQQRWLDLLETGMLPVQEPATPPGEWMIQPEWLAMLESSLETPANRHWFALLQLGIMKIEGGDEAGATAAWEESIRLQPSAWAWRNLGALAVRRGVPAESLSSYRNAWDLATAAGTPDISFALEYLTALHDAGEHGQAWAFYLALPAGLRQEGTVRLLAAKVAFALDNLTFVEVALDEDYASIREGARDLTDLWFGLQAKRLAASTGCRVDDDLLQQVKSTCTPPARIDFRGVE; encoded by the coding sequence ATGAATACGGAATCACCTGCGACCGCCTTGGCACAGCAGATAGCCGCTGGCACGCAGGATGCGATGGATGGGCTTCACCCCGAAGCCCGGCACCACGTGAATGGGAATCCATCCTCGAAGGGGGAAACGAACTCGTTGCGGGTCGAACCCTATCTCTGGTTGGCGGCGTCTCTGGGCGGCGAAAACCCGCAAGCCATCTTCTGTGACCGGGATGCCGACATGCCCGTCACCGCGCGCGAATCGCTATCGCCCGAGTTGGCGGCCACGATTGGCAAAGACTGCGGCCGCCGCGTGCTACCGTACCGGATGCAAGACCGCTACGGACGCGAGCGAACGATCCGGGACTTCCGTTCGATCGTGCTCGAAAACGAGCACCTCAAGGCCACGTTTCTGCCGGAGCTGGGCGGTCGCCTGATTTCGCTTTTCCATAAACCGACCCAGCGCGAACTGCTGTTCAAGAACCCGGTCTTCCAGCCCGCCAATCTCGCGCTGCGCGACGCCTGGTTCGCCGGGGGGATCGAGTGGAACATCGGGCAGTTCGGCCATGCGTTCCACACTTGTGTGCCGGTCTTTGCCGCCGCGATTCCGGGCCTCGACGGTGAGCGGGGATTGCGCCTCTACGACTACGAGCGCCGCAAGGGATTGCTGTGGCAGATCGATTTCTATCTGCCGCCCGGCGCGCAATTCCTCTATGCTTGCACCCGGGTGATCAATCCGCGCCATGAGGAAACGCCGATGTATTGGTGGACCAATGTCGCGGTTCCCGAAAGCCCCGACGTGCGGGTGCTCGCGCCGGCGAGCGACTCGGTTTATGTCCAGTACGGCCGGGATGGTGCCAACATCGCTTACGGCCAGTGTGACCTGCCCGCGCTCCCGACGGTCGGCGACAAGGATGCCAGCTATTCCACGAACCATGGCTTCAGCAACGAGTTCTTCTATCAATGCCAGAATGCGGAAATGCCGTGGCAGGCCGCGTTGGATGGTCGCGGAACCGGCTTCGCCGAAGCCTCGACCCAACCGCTGAACATCAGGAAATTGTTCTGCTGGGGCATGCACCAGGGTGGCAACCGCTGGAAGGAGTTCCTCTCTGTTCCCCATCAGGGCTATCTCGAAATCCAGGCCGGACTCGCTCCTACTCAACAGCACACGGTGCCGATGCCGCCCCACAGCGAGTGGAATTGGACCCAGGCGTTCGGTTACCTCGAGGCCGATCCCGTCAAAATTCATGGTGCGGACTGGTCGGCCGCATGGCAGGCGGCGGACGCGGCACTCAAAAAGAAGCTCCACCCTGAAGCCCTCGACCAGATGGGGGCCATCTGCGCCGCAAGGGTCGATTCCCCGCCTTTGGAAATTCTGAGCGACGGCTCGGGGTGGGCCGCACTGGAGCTAACGCGCCGGCTTGCCCGAGGCGAGCCTGGCTTTCCCGCAGCATTCTCATTTCCGGAATCCACGCTGGGAATGGATCAGCAGCGCTGGCTGGACTTGCTTGAGACCGGAATGCTTCCTGTCCAGGAGCCGGCCACGCCGCCCGGCGAATGGATGATACAGCCGGAATGGCTAGCCATGCTGGAGAGCAGCTTGGAAACGCCCGCCAACCGCCATTGGTTTGCCCTGTTGCAACTGGGCATCATGAAAATCGAGGGCGGCGACGAGGCGGGGGCGACAGCGGCTTGGGAGGAGTCCATCCGATTGCAACCCTCGGCCTGGGCCTGGCGAAACCTCGGCGCGCTGGCCGTCCGGCGCGGGGTCCCCGCGGAATCGCTATCATCCTACCGGAATGCCTGGGACCTCGCAACGGCCGCCGGCACCCCCGACATCTCGTTCGCGCTCGAATACCTGACCGCTCTCCATGACGCCGGCGAACACGGGCAGGCGTGGGCATTCTACCTGGCTCTCCCCGCCGGACTACGGCAGGAGGGCACGGTGCGGCTGTTAGCCGCCAAGGTCGCCTTCGCTCTCGATAACCTGACTTTCGTCGAGGTTGCGCTCGATGAAGACTATGCTTCCATCCGCGAAGGTGCCCGCGACTTGACGGACTTGTGGTTCGGCTTGCAGGCGAAACGACTGGCCGCCAGCACCGGATGCCGCGTGGACGATGACTTGCTCCAGCAGGTGAAATCCACCTGCACGCCCCCTGCCCGGATCGACTTCCGCGGCGTCGAATAG